The proteins below are encoded in one region of Borrelia duttonii Ly:
- the infB gene encoding translation initiation factor IF-2 has protein sequence MSENIDDDHSEDEKKIKVVKLRKKVVKVVAHTDKNLNSSRDDSLKSSNSWNKQSSGKGYSYDNKDRGGRSSSFHTDNRGNSGTVQQGNKGYVHRNSTYNRDSNSRDNRGYSYSRGGGIKSSSFRTTDNKDNSGVVQQGNRRYSNRSSTYNRDNREHSYSRGGGIKSSSFRTTDNKDNSGVVQQGNRVYSNRNYTHNSRDNSNSSNNSSQSFRRVIRTKVVSSATISPPSDSDNKGLLNRKLGEKKKQQQESQKVYKRKKEEIESKTIEQKVFEQLQKKKKENLANPIPKSIDIMGSITVAELARKMNLKSSDLIAKLMTLGVMATINEKIDSDTATILVEEYGSRVNVVSIYDETVIEAEEDDESKEVTKPPVITIMGHVDHGKTRLLSVLQNIDINQTEFGGITQHIGAYTINYNEHEITFLDTPGHEAFTMMRSRGAQVTDIVVLVVSAVDGVMPQTVEAINHAKDANVPIIVAVNKIDLPDSNLDKVKHQLSEYDLIPEDWGGNTIFVAISALKNIGITELLDMIILQAEVMSLKANPTKRAVGRVLDAKIDMGRGVVCSVIIEDGTLSIGDSFVGGVYHGKVRALINERGVSVKSIGPAKAISVLGFSSIPQAGDPFQVTKTEKEAKLISSKRQDLKKYEDAKNVKKVTVSNLYDSIKDGELRELKIILKADVQGSVEALKHSLEKLTNNEIRVKVIHSSVGAITETDISFAAASEAVIIGFHVRPTAKAQFLADQEKVEIKKYNIIYDAINDIKSVLEGMLEPDIEQQFIGFAEVRAVINIPKVGVVAGCYVSQGCIKRDAVTNIMRDGYQIHSGKISSLRRFKEDVKEVGAQYECGIMIDNYSNIKEGDVIEAFEVKKVKRRFES, from the coding sequence TTGTCAGAAAATATTGATGATGATCACAGTGAAGATGAAAAAAAAATTAAGGTTGTTAAATTACGAAAGAAGGTGGTAAAAGTTGTAGCTCATACTGATAAAAATTTGAATAGTTCTAGAGATGATTCTTTGAAATCTTCAAATTCATGGAATAAGCAATCTTCTGGTAAGGGATATTCGTATGATAATAAAGATAGGGGTGGTAGATCGTCTTCTTTTCATACAGATAATAGGGGTAATTCTGGGACTGTTCAACAGGGCAATAAGGGATATGTTCATAGGAACTCTACTTACAATAGAGATAGTAATAGTAGAGATAATAGAGGGTATTCTTATTCTAGAGGGGGAGGTATAAAATCTTCTTCTTTTCGTACTACGGATAATAAAGATAATTCTGGGGTGGTGCAACAAGGTAATAGAAGGTATTCTAATAGAAGCTCTACTTATAATAGAGATAATAGAGAACATTCTTATTCTAGAGGGGGAGGTATAAAATCTTCTTCTTTTCGTACTACGGATAATAAAGATAATTCTGGGGTGGTGCAACAAGGTAATAGGGTATATTCTAATAGAAACTATACTCATAATAGTAGGGATAATAGTAATAGTAGTAATAATAGTTCCCAGTCATTTAGAAGAGTAATTAGGACTAAGGTTGTCTCTAGTGCAACTATATCACCTCCTTCTGATTCTGATAATAAGGGTCTTCTTAATAGAAAACTTGGCGAAAAAAAGAAGCAACAACAGGAAAGCCAAAAAGTTTATAAAAGGAAGAAAGAGGAAATTGAGAGCAAAACAATAGAACAAAAAGTCTTTGAACAACTTCAGAAAAAGAAGAAAGAAAATTTGGCAAATCCAATTCCTAAGTCAATTGATATTATGGGTAGTATTACTGTTGCTGAACTTGCAAGAAAAATGAATTTAAAATCTTCGGATTTAATTGCTAAATTAATGACCTTAGGTGTAATGGCTACTATTAATGAAAAGATTGATTCTGATACTGCTACTATTTTGGTTGAAGAATATGGTTCAAGAGTTAATGTTGTTTCAATTTATGATGAAACAGTGATAGAGGCAGAGGAAGATGATGAGAGTAAAGAAGTTACAAAACCACCTGTCATTACAATAATGGGACATGTTGATCATGGAAAGACTAGACTTTTATCAGTGTTGCAGAATATTGATATCAATCAAACTGAATTTGGTGGGATTACTCAACATATTGGGGCTTATACTATTAATTATAATGAACATGAAATAACGTTTCTAGATACTCCAGGACATGAGGCTTTTACAATGATGAGAAGCAGGGGAGCACAGGTTACTGATATTGTTGTTCTTGTTGTCTCTGCTGTTGATGGAGTAATGCCACAGACTGTTGAGGCTATTAATCATGCAAAGGATGCAAATGTGCCTATCATAGTTGCGGTTAATAAAATTGATTTACCAGATTCAAATCTAGATAAGGTTAAGCATCAACTTTCAGAGTATGATTTGATACCTGAAGATTGGGGTGGGAATACAATTTTTGTTGCAATATCAGCTCTTAAAAATATTGGTATTACAGAACTTCTTGATATGATTATTTTGCAAGCCGAAGTAATGTCATTAAAAGCAAATCCAACCAAGAGGGCTGTTGGGAGAGTTCTTGATGCTAAGATTGATATGGGTAGAGGAGTGGTTTGCTCTGTTATAATTGAGGATGGAACTCTTTCTATAGGAGATTCTTTTGTTGGAGGAGTATATCATGGTAAAGTTAGGGCATTGATTAATGAACGAGGAGTATCTGTTAAGAGTATTGGTCCTGCAAAAGCAATTAGTGTTTTAGGTTTTTCATCAATTCCACAAGCCGGTGATCCATTTCAAGTTACAAAAACAGAAAAAGAAGCCAAATTAATTAGTTCTAAAAGGCAAGATCTTAAGAAATATGAAGATGCTAAAAATGTTAAAAAAGTTACCGTGTCAAATCTTTATGATTCAATTAAGGATGGGGAATTAAGAGAACTTAAGATAATTTTAAAAGCAGATGTGCAAGGTTCTGTTGAAGCTTTAAAGCATTCTCTTGAAAAATTGACTAATAATGAAATTAGAGTAAAAGTTATTCATTCTTCGGTAGGTGCAATAACAGAGACCGATATTAGTTTTGCAGCAGCGAGTGAGGCAGTTATTATTGGTTTTCATGTGCGGCCTACAGCAAAAGCACAATTTTTGGCTGATCAAGAAAAAGTTGAAATTAAAAAGTATAATATAATTTATGATGCAATTAATGATATTAAATCAGTTCTTGAAGGTATGTTAGAACCAGATATTGAACAGCAGTTTATTGGATTTGCTGAAGTTCGTGCTGTTATTAATATTCCTAAGGTTGGGGTAGTGGCTGGATGTTATGTGTCACAAGGATGCATAAAGCGTGATGCTGTAACTAATATCATGAGGGATGGATATCAAATACATTCTGGTAAAATTTCCTCATTAAGGAGATTTAAAGAGGATGTTAAGGAAGTTGGTGCTCAATATGAATGTGGTATTATGATTGATAATTATTCTAATATTAAAGAAGGTGATGTCATTGAGGCATTTGAAGTTAAGAAAGTGAAGAGACGTTTTGAGTCTTAA
- the rbfA gene encoding 30S ribosome-binding factor RbfA — protein sequence MEKAIRKSKLESLLVQEIGNLIVTRSIKDPRVHEFLTVVRVEIANDLINTKVFVGSIKEGVSLDNAIKALNNAKGFIQRKLVKRIKVRNTPKLNFIRDDTISKAFYVNKIIENLNFSEE from the coding sequence ATGGAAAAAGCAATAAGAAAATCAAAACTTGAGAGTTTATTAGTTCAAGAGATTGGTAATTTGATAGTAACAAGATCAATTAAAGATCCTAGAGTGCATGAATTTTTGACTGTTGTAAGGGTTGAGATTGCAAATGATTTAATTAATACAAAAGTATTTGTTGGGTCTATTAAAGAAGGTGTATCTCTTGATAATGCTATTAAAGCATTGAATAATGCTAAGGGTTTTATTCAAAGAAAACTTGTTAAGCGTATTAAGGTGAGAAATACTCCTAAATTGAATTTTATAAGAGATGATACTATTTCTAAGGCTTTTTATGTTAATAAAATAATTGAAAATCTAAATTTTAGTGAAGAATAG
- the truB gene encoding tRNA pseudouridine(55) synthase TruB: MDGIILLNKLVGMTSYEALYPIKKYFSTSRIGHTGILDKFASGLLVVLVGKYTKLSGYITSLDKEYISEFEFGIETDTLDPNGKIVNTTDYVPNFNEVVLGVKSLIGEIFQVPPKFSSIHVKGQRAYKLALSGESFDLQARKINIYDIEILDYNIDFRILKLKIKCSKGTYVRSIARDLGRALGSCAYVKSLKRTQIGDFKLGDAYCFDNLNDNSLLGIESLNFFEKIYVDDSMIRFIQNGIYINIAINDGEFKILKSQNEKILAVICGIGLNKYRYIIIF; this comes from the coding sequence ATGGATGGGATTATTTTATTAAATAAGCTAGTTGGAATGACCTCTTATGAGGCTCTTTATCCTATAAAAAAATATTTCTCTACAAGTCGCATTGGACATACAGGTATTCTTGATAAATTTGCAAGTGGTCTTTTAGTTGTTCTGGTTGGTAAATATACTAAACTTTCAGGTTATATCACATCTTTAGATAAAGAGTATATATCAGAATTTGAGTTTGGTATTGAGACTGATACGCTTGATCCTAATGGTAAAATAGTAAATACAACAGATTATGTTCCCAATTTTAATGAAGTAGTTCTTGGTGTTAAGTCTTTAATAGGTGAGATTTTTCAGGTTCCACCTAAGTTTTCTTCAATTCATGTTAAAGGTCAAAGGGCTTACAAGCTTGCTCTTAGTGGAGAGTCTTTTGACTTGCAAGCTAGGAAGATAAATATATATGATATTGAAATTTTAGATTATAACATTGATTTTCGTATTTTAAAATTAAAGATCAAATGTTCTAAGGGTACTTATGTTAGAAGTATAGCAAGAGATTTAGGACGTGCTTTAGGATCATGTGCTTATGTAAAGAGCCTTAAGAGAACCCAAATTGGTGATTTTAAATTAGGTGATGCTTATTGTTTTGACAATCTTAATGATAACTCTTTACTTGGTATAGAATCTTTAAATTTTTTTGAGAAAATTTATGTTGATGATAGTATGATTAGGTTTATACAAAATGGTATTTATATAAATATTGCTATTAATGATGGCGAATTTAAAATTTTGAAGTCTCAGAATGAGAAAATATTAGCAGTAATTTGTGGTATTGGTTTAAATAAATATAGGTATATTATTATTTTTTAA
- the rpsO gene encoding 30S ribosomal protein S15 yields the protein MISKEQKQKIITEFGKNSNDTGSVEVQIALITDRIRYLTEHLKNNKKDHSSKRGLLKLVGQRRSLLRYYQKKNLEAYRTLISKLGLRK from the coding sequence ATGATTAGTAAAGAACAGAAACAAAAAATAATTACAGAGTTTGGAAAGAATTCGAATGATACAGGTTCAGTTGAAGTACAAATAGCGTTAATTACAGATAGAATAAGGTATTTAACAGAGCATTTGAAAAATAATAAGAAAGATCATAGCTCTAAGAGAGGTTTATTAAAGTTAGTTGGGCAGAGAAGAAGTTTATTGAGATATTATCAAAAAAAGAATTTGGAAGCTTATAGAACCTTAATATCTAAACTTGGACTTAGAAAGTAA
- the pnp gene encoding polyribonucleotide nucleotidyltransferase — MRKILKLKIGREDLILETGLLAKQANGAVLATYGGSTVLATVCCSDSIRENLDFVPLSVEYNEKYYAAGKIPGGFIKREGKPKDKEVLVSRLIDRPMRPLFDKRFGREIQVVPTTLSTDQMNPPDIVGMNAAFTAVFLSDIPFNGPIAAVRIAYLNDEFIVNPSFDEIQDSVLDIVVAGSLDGITMVEGGANEVSEEILLDAIDKAYAYIKQICDLQKEFIYLIGEREKLPLAYEEKVFEFKDDLRSLIYSELKDACFVRGKLNRDKAIKLVKQKAYEHFSSLEQINDENEILFYKACDDFEQEIVRKSILEDNLRTDGRTPTQIRDIIAEVDLLKRTHGSALFTRGETQALAVTTLGTSIDEQVMDDIDGDKRLNFMLHYNFPPFSVGETGRLMTGRREIGHGHLAQRSLEAMLPKKDDFPYTIRVVSEVLESNGSSSMATVCSGSMSLMAAGVPVKEQVAGIAMGLISNDDKYVILSDILGEEDHLGDMDFKVAGTKNGITGFQMDIKISNVTKQLMRDALEQARIGRMHILSIMDSVISSSRGDISVNAPKIVQLQIDIDKISLVIGSTGKTVKAITDEFEVRVQIEQDGRITLFGTDNLKMQKAKAKIESIVREPKVGEIYDGIVKKINSFGAFIELTPTKEGFLSNRSRSRDDRYGSDIRHSRYSNRNSRYGRDNRSSFSMRFPRLEEGQIVKVRISDIDKFGKIELELARD; from the coding sequence TTGAGAAAAATTTTAAAATTGAAAATAGGCAGAGAAGATTTAATTTTAGAGACAGGTTTGTTAGCTAAGCAAGCAAATGGAGCAGTTCTTGCTACTTATGGTGGTTCTACTGTTCTTGCTACAGTCTGTTGTTCAGATTCAATTCGAGAAAATTTAGATTTTGTTCCTTTATCTGTTGAATATAATGAGAAATATTATGCTGCTGGAAAGATTCCTGGAGGTTTTATTAAAAGGGAAGGTAAGCCAAAAGATAAAGAAGTGCTTGTTTCTAGATTGATAGATAGACCTATGAGGCCACTTTTTGATAAAAGGTTTGGTAGGGAAATTCAGGTTGTTCCAACAACTTTGTCTACAGATCAAATGAATCCTCCTGATATTGTGGGGATGAATGCTGCTTTTACGGCTGTTTTTTTGTCAGACATTCCTTTTAATGGTCCTATTGCAGCTGTGAGGATAGCTTATTTAAATGATGAATTTATAGTAAATCCTTCTTTTGATGAGATACAAGATTCTGTTTTAGATATTGTTGTTGCTGGAAGTTTAGATGGAATTACAATGGTTGAGGGTGGTGCTAATGAAGTTAGTGAAGAAATTTTGCTTGATGCTATAGATAAGGCTTATGCTTATATTAAGCAAATTTGTGATTTACAAAAAGAATTTATATATTTAATAGGTGAGAGAGAAAAGTTACCACTTGCTTATGAGGAAAAGGTTTTTGAATTTAAGGATGATCTTAGAAGTCTAATTTATTCTGAACTTAAAGATGCGTGTTTTGTAAGGGGGAAACTTAATAGAGATAAAGCTATAAAGTTAGTTAAACAGAAAGCTTATGAACATTTTTCTTCTCTTGAGCAGATCAATGATGAAAATGAAATTCTTTTTTATAAAGCTTGTGATGATTTTGAACAAGAAATTGTTAGAAAATCAATCTTAGAGGATAATCTTAGAACCGATGGTCGTACTCCTACACAAATAAGAGATATTATTGCTGAAGTTGATCTTTTAAAGAGAACCCATGGTTCTGCTCTTTTTACAAGAGGTGAAACCCAGGCATTGGCTGTTACAACGCTAGGTACAAGTATTGATGAGCAAGTAATGGATGATATTGATGGTGATAAGCGTCTTAATTTTATGCTTCATTATAATTTTCCTCCATTTTCTGTTGGCGAGACAGGTAGACTTATGACAGGAAGACGTGAAATTGGACATGGGCATTTAGCTCAAAGATCCCTTGAAGCTATGTTACCTAAAAAAGATGATTTTCCATATACCATTAGAGTGGTATCTGAAGTATTAGAATCAAATGGTTCATCATCAATGGCAACCGTGTGTTCTGGAAGTATGTCTTTAATGGCTGCTGGAGTTCCTGTTAAAGAACAAGTTGCAGGGATAGCTATGGGACTTATTAGTAATGATGATAAATATGTTATTTTGAGTGATATTCTTGGAGAAGAAGACCATTTAGGTGATATGGATTTTAAAGTCGCAGGAACCAAAAATGGGATTACTGGTTTTCAGATGGACATTAAAATTTCAAATGTTACAAAACAATTAATGAGAGATGCTCTTGAACAGGCACGAATTGGAAGAATGCATATTTTATCTATTATGGATTCTGTTATTTCAAGTTCAAGAGGTGATATATCTGTTAATGCGCCTAAAATCGTTCAATTGCAAATTGATATTGATAAAATTTCTCTTGTGATTGGCTCTACTGGTAAGACGGTTAAAGCAATTACAGATGAATTTGAAGTTAGAGTTCAAATTGAACAAGATGGTAGAATTACTCTTTTTGGAACTGATAATTTAAAGATGCAAAAAGCTAAGGCAAAAATAGAGAGTATTGTTAGGGAACCTAAGGTTGGTGAAATTTATGATGGCATTGTGAAAAAAATTAACAGTTTTGGAGCTTTCATTGAACTTACTCCTACTAAGGAAGGGTTTTTGAGTAATAGGTCAAGATCTAGAGATGATAGGTATGGTAGTGATATTAGGCATTCTAGGTATAGTAATAGAAATTCTAGATATGGGAGAGATAATAGAAGTAGCTTTAGTATGCGTTTCCCAAGATTAGAAGAAGGGCAGATAGTTAAAGTTAGAATATCTGATATTGATAAATTTGGAAAAATTGAACTTGAATTAGCTAGAGATTAA
- a CDS encoding LptF/LptG family permease codes for MRVLKNNYESYIITEFCKYFFITFLFFLFVFFINQILFFMRILLQNYVPFFKAFIFVIYSLPMVVALSPPFAALLSVILTIYRFKLNNEILAFRSIGISISNLLTPFLKLGVIIALVSFILNDFLLPLGSIGRLKIFNDIKEEIPHLILKPYSSKQYGDLIFVSGEKSETGYKNVTFFDNTRLKGYDRIFMAKELNIQKENHQVYFILNNVLSIALTEDEKGFYDYFYADRMKYSIDQVTFSDGWVLTYVPPSQMSMRDVFKLVVRQSKLVEELNTKNYLEEDLLNMNFANIYLNYLYDKNNIFDENSIIENLNYVYNLSVNYAPYEDLIANRSYAFFYLEFYQKISLPLSVLFFIFLAFGMGMYSNKKYSIILELVISILICVFYWAMFMGGKVYTVQHAPNPILVIILPNILLMVAGLILFLRLLKR; via the coding sequence ATGAGAGTATTAAAAAACAATTATGAATCTTATATAATTACTGAATTTTGCAAGTATTTTTTTATTACTTTTTTGTTTTTTCTTTTTGTGTTTTTCATAAATCAAATACTTTTTTTTATGAGAATACTTCTTCAAAACTATGTGCCATTTTTTAAAGCTTTTATTTTTGTTATATACTCGCTTCCTATGGTAGTTGCTTTATCTCCACCTTTTGCAGCATTGCTTTCTGTGATACTTACTATTTATAGATTTAAACTTAATAATGAAATTTTGGCTTTTAGATCAATTGGAATATCTATTAGTAATTTATTGACTCCTTTTTTAAAATTGGGAGTAATTATTGCATTAGTTTCTTTTATTCTTAATGATTTTTTACTGCCTCTTGGATCTATTGGTAGATTGAAAATTTTTAATGATATTAAAGAAGAAATACCTCATTTAATATTGAAACCTTATTCAAGTAAGCAATATGGAGATTTGATATTTGTATCGGGGGAGAAATCTGAAACAGGTTATAAAAATGTGACTTTTTTTGATAATACTAGACTTAAAGGTTATGACAGAATATTTATGGCAAAAGAACTCAATATTCAAAAGGAAAATCATCAAGTATATTTTATTTTAAATAATGTTTTGTCAATTGCTCTAACAGAAGATGAAAAGGGCTTTTATGATTATTTTTATGCTGATCGTATGAAATATTCAATAGATCAAGTTACTTTTAGTGATGGTTGGGTGTTAACTTATGTTCCCCCATCTCAGATGAGTATGAGAGATGTTTTTAAACTTGTTGTCAGACAAAGTAAATTAGTTGAAGAATTAAATACAAAAAATTATTTGGAAGAAGATCTTTTAAATATGAATTTTGCAAATATTTATTTAAATTATTTATATGATAAGAATAATATTTTTGATGAGAATTCTATTATTGAAAATTTAAATTATGTTTATAATTTGAGTGTAAATTATGCTCCTTATGAAGATCTTATTGCCAATAGAAGTTATGCTTTTTTTTATTTGGAATTTTATCAAAAGATTAGTTTGCCATTATCTGTTTTATTTTTTATTTTTTTAGCTTTTGGCATGGGTATGTATTCAAATAAAAAATATTCTATTATCCTTGAACTTGTTATTTCAATTCTTATTTGTGTTTTCTATTGGGCGATGTTTATGGGTGGAAAGGTGTATACAGTTCAACATGCTCCAAACCCTATTCTTGTTATTATCTTGCCAAATATTCTTTTAATGGTTGCAGGTTTAATACTATTTTTGAGACTTCTAAAGAGATGA
- a CDS encoding LptF/LptG family permease, with protein sequence MKVDKIFVNNILLTFLFMNFLFVILIVLFDLLTNLLNYLEHNLSINDIIYIYYLYLPKCFSDGVALSFLFAVSNLLGNLSMRNEIIGLFSCGISIARILRSIIMLSVFVSVILFFFDNYLVVDTVAERDAFLKNNIGNQGANDRNIIIKDFAREIYNIKRFDVETHIITNLMIILKDQDDNFKKRYDISKAEWVDSKWMLYGVREFYKVELDVIEKFYEVLDGENIVNLEPGYIKIIMLSSKTLNFSKLVTWIGDLIKENLNYSDALFDLLNRIFFSFRLILLSFTVSFVSLFLKKNIFIWSLLNSIAFAVVYVISIMVFNFLADLGYLSIFIASSLPTILFIIINFVIYNLICK encoded by the coding sequence ATGAAAGTAGATAAAATTTTTGTAAATAACATATTACTGACTTTTTTATTTATGAATTTTCTTTTTGTAATCTTAATTGTGCTTTTTGATTTATTAACTAACCTTTTAAATTATCTTGAACATAATCTTAGTATTAATGATATTATTTATATTTATTATCTTTACTTACCCAAATGTTTTTCAGATGGTGTAGCTTTATCTTTTCTTTTTGCTGTTTCTAATCTTCTTGGTAATCTTTCAATGAGAAATGAAATTATAGGTCTCTTTAGTTGTGGTATTTCGATTGCTAGAATATTGAGATCAATAATTATGCTTAGTGTTTTTGTTTCAGTGATACTCTTTTTTTTTGATAATTATTTAGTTGTAGATACTGTTGCAGAAAGAGATGCATTCCTTAAAAATAATATTGGTAATCAAGGTGCAAATGATAGAAATATAATTATTAAGGATTTTGCAAGAGAAATTTATAATATTAAACGTTTTGATGTTGAAACTCATATTATTACTAATTTGATGATTATTTTGAAAGATCAAGATGATAATTTTAAAAAAAGATATGATATCAGTAAAGCTGAGTGGGTTGATTCTAAGTGGATGCTTTATGGTGTTAGAGAATTTTATAAAGTAGAATTAGATGTTATAGAAAAATTTTATGAAGTTCTTGATGGAGAGAATATTGTAAATTTAGAGCCAGGATATATTAAAATAATTATGCTTTCTTCCAAAACATTGAATTTTTCAAAGCTTGTTACTTGGATTGGAGATTTAATAAAAGAAAATTTAAATTATTCTGATGCGTTATTTGATTTATTGAATAGAATATTTTTTTCATTTAGATTAATATTACTAAGTTTTACTGTGAGTTTTGTGAGTCTTTTTTTGAAGAAAAATATTTTTATATGGAGTTTATTAAATAGTATTGCATTTGCAGTTGTATATGTTATTTCAATTATGGTCTTTAATTTTTTAGCAGATCTTGGTTATTTATCCATATTTATTGCAAGTTCATTACCTACTATTTTGTTTATTATTATTAATTTTGTTATTTATAATCTTATATGTAAATAA
- the tgt gene encoding tRNA guanosine(34) transglycosylase Tgt encodes MFNIIKNDKNSNARLGILELPHGNVATPCFMPVGTLGVMKALKHDVLEKLGCDLMLANTYHLYLRPGIDVIKKYGNLHNFTTWNKNFLTDSGGFQVFSLSNFRKIEDEGVDFKSHIDGSRHYFTPESVFSMQETFESDIIMALDICSPYGIDYDEASLYTNITTSWARRTLCAYKNRKEGYEGLLFLITQGNFFKDLRKRSTESILELNSPGIAIGGISVGEPRDRYLEILEYNSSLIPKDKPKYVMGIGTPHYILDAIYNGIDIFDCVNPTRIARHGSLLTDNGILRINRAEFRFDTCSVERECSCTLCTRYSRGYLRHLFKSEEALGVMLASEHNIHYMFRLINKAKNAIMNDNFVKFRKLYLDKYDEGNLNE; translated from the coding sequence ATGTTTAATATTATCAAAAATGATAAAAATTCTAATGCAAGACTTGGTATACTTGAACTTCCTCATGGGAATGTTGCAACGCCATGTTTTATGCCGGTTGGTACTTTGGGTGTTATGAAGGCTTTAAAGCATGATGTGCTTGAAAAATTGGGATGTGATTTAATGCTTGCAAATACTTATCACTTGTATTTAAGACCTGGTATTGATGTAATAAAAAAATATGGAAATTTGCATAATTTTACGACTTGGAATAAAAATTTTTTGACAGATTCTGGAGGTTTTCAAGTTTTCTCTTTATCTAATTTTAGAAAAATTGAGGATGAAGGGGTAGATTTTAAATCTCATATTGATGGGTCTAGACACTATTTTACACCTGAGAGTGTATTTAGTATGCAAGAGACTTTTGAGAGTGATATTATTATGGCTCTTGATATTTGTAGTCCTTATGGTATTGATTATGATGAGGCAAGTTTGTATACAAATATTACAACTTCTTGGGCTCGTCGTACATTGTGTGCTTATAAAAATAGAAAAGAGGGGTATGAGGGTCTTTTATTTTTAATAACGCAGGGTAATTTTTTTAAAGATCTAAGAAAAAGAAGCACTGAATCAATTTTGGAATTAAATAGTCCTGGTATTGCGATTGGTGGGATATCTGTTGGGGAACCAAGAGATAGATATTTAGAAATTCTTGAATATAATTCTTCACTAATACCTAAAGATAAACCAAAGTACGTAATGGGTATTGGTACTCCTCATTATATATTAGATGCAATATATAATGGGATTGATATTTTTGATTGTGTTAATCCTACAAGAATTGCTAGACATGGTTCACTTTTGACTGATAATGGAATACTTCGTATTAATCGAGCTGAATTTCGTTTTGATACTTGTTCTGTTGAAAGAGAATGTTCTTGTACGTTATGTACGAGATATTCAAGGGGATATTTAAGGCATTTATTTAAATCAGAAGAAGCACTTGGAGTTATGTTAGCTAGTGAGCACAACATTCATTATATGTTTAGACTAATTAACAAGGCTAAAAATGCAATTATGAATGATAATTTTGTAAAATTTAGAAAGCTTTATTTGGATAAGTATGATGAAGGTAATTTGAATGAGTAG